The following coding sequences are from one Peromyscus eremicus chromosome X, PerEre_H2_v1, whole genome shotgun sequence window:
- the Taf7l gene encoding transcription initiation factor TFIID subunit 7-like, protein MQAMSLIHDESEDIEEQFILRLPPEHAYTVRKMIHSRGAALKDKLKIDFSSDGRNAVVQVEDVSLSAKLVNLPCVIESLKTVDRKTFYKTADISQMLVCSSDSEPRPFPEEPVASTDPPVTGKGEGKTQKKKYNWKHGITPPLKNVRKKRFRKTAKKLPSVKQMDEISFNECPESPNVEKEMKRLLCSDAEAISVRWEVIADDETKEIESQGCISGISGTPQMSGPPSSDYDMLREMFGDSRSNSNEVEDKADKIEAEEDDGEESDDDDDDDDEEDEEEEEKKIDSWEAELERELQAKFIQSSSEEANKDYDYSSIITGIQKLIYYKEKKLQQIYKKAQRQKDLLRNVENLTLKRHFQYVLEQLNILEKQKWEEIYHLQEQLKCFLKE, encoded by the exons ATGCAAG CCATGAGTTTAATTCATGATGAATCCGAAGATATTGAGGAACAGTTTATATTGCGTCTGCCTCCT GAACATGCTTATACTGTCAGGAAGATGATACATTCTAGAGGTGCTGCCTTGAAGGATAAACTAAAAATCGACTTTTCTT CTGATGGACGTAATGCAGTTGTTCAGGTAGAAGATGTCTCACTGTCTGCTAAGCTGGTTAATTTGCCTTGTGTCATCGAAAGCCTGAAAACTGTtgatagaaaaacattttataaaacagcAGATATTTCTCAG ATGCTTGTATGCAGTTCTGATAGTGAGCCTCGTCCTTTCCCGGAAGAACCAGTTGCTTCTACTGATCCTCCTGTAACTGGAAAAGGTGAagggaagacacagaaaaaaaaatataactgGAAGCATGGCA ttactCCACCACTTAAGAATGTCAGAAAGAAAAGGTTCCGGAAAACAGCAAAAAAG CTCCCCAGTGTCAAACAAATGGATGAAATCAGCTTCAATGAG TGCCCTGAATCTCCAAATgtggaaaaagaaatgaagagactGCTCTGCTCAGATGCTGAAGCCATCAGTGTCC GCTGGGAAGTCATTGCTGATGATGAAACCAAGGAAATAGAAAGTCAAGGATGCATCTCAGGCATTTCAGGAACCCCACAAATGAGTGGCCCTCCCTCATCAG ACTATGATATGCTTCGAGAGATGTTTGGTGATTCTCGCAGTAACAGTAATGAGGTGGAAGATAAGGCTGATAAAATTGAAGCTGAGGAGGATGATGGAGAGGAgagtgatgatgatgacgacgacgacgatgaaGAGGacgaagaggaagaagaaaagaagatagaCAGCTGGGAAGCGGAATTAGAAAGGGAGCTGCAAGCCAAATTTATTCAATCTAGCTCCGAAGAAGCAAACAAAGACTATGATTACAGTTCAATAA TCACAGGAATTCAGAAATTGatttattacaaagaaaaaaagcttcAACAGATTTATAAGAAAGCACAACGACAGAAAGACCTCCTTAGGAATGTGGAAAACTTGACCCTTAAG AGGCATTTCCAGTATGTTTTGGAGCAGCTTAACATATTGGAAAAACAAAAGTGGGAGGAG ATTTATCACCTACAAGAACAACTGAAATGTTTTCTGAAGGAGTAA
- the LOC131900092 gene encoding elastin-like produces MERAEGGDADGALAEAGRPDIPGAPPTAISTSGDMGSQEPQVAVSLGAESALATSDSGGPGDPAVRGGRGRGSAGRGRGRGSAGRGRGRGSTGRGRGRGATGRGRGPSVGGRGRARGPVVPGGGGGIQGPEVPGCARGLAVPGGLAVPGGLAVPGGLAVPGGLAVPGGLAVPGGLAVPGGLAVPGGLEVPGGLAVPGGLAVPGGLEVPGGLAVPGGLAVPGGLQGPEVPGRARGPAVSGRARGLGPGKPPQAFWCSVC; encoded by the exons ATGGAGCGCGCTGAGGGAGGAGACGCTGATGGGGCTCTGGCAGAGGCGGGGCGCCCCGACATTCCGGGAGCCCCTCCAACAGCCATTTCAACATCAGGAGACATGGGCTCCCAGGAACCCCAAGTTGCTGTCAGCCTTGGTGCTGAGAGCGCTTTGGCCACATCTGACAGCGGAGGTCCTGGGGACCCAGCGGTTCGTGGTGGCCGTGGGCGAGGCTCCGCGGGGCGTGGCCGTGGGCGAGGCTCCGCGGGGCGTGGCCGTGGACGAGGCTCCACGGGTCGTGGCCGTGGGCGAGGCGCCACGGGGCGTGGGCGAGGCCCTTCGGTCGGTGGGCGTGGGCGAGCACGAGGCCCAGTGGTTCCCGGCGGCGGAGGCGGCATTCAAGGTCCAGAAGTTCCTGGCTGCGCTCGAGGCCTGGCGGTTCCCGGAGGCCTGGCCGTTCCCGGAGGCCTGGCGGTTCCCGGAGGCCTGGCGGTTCCCGGAGGCCTGGCCGTTCCCGGAGGCCTGGCGGTTCCCGGAGGCCTGGCGGTTCCCGGAGGCCTGGCCGTTCCCGGAGGCCTGGAGGTTCCCGGAGGCCTGGCGGTTCCCGGAGGCCTGGCCGTTCCCGGAGGCCTGGAGGTTCCCGGAGGCCTGGCGGTTCCCGGAGGCCTGGCCGTTCCCGGAGGCCTTCAAGGCCCAGAAGTTCCCGGACGGGCTCGAGGCCCAGCAGTCTCGGGACGGGCTCGAGGCCTA GGCCCGGGGAAACCGCCGCAGGCCTTCTGGTGTTCGGTCTGTTGA